The Macrobrachium rosenbergii isolate ZJJX-2024 chromosome 56, ASM4041242v1, whole genome shotgun sequence genome includes a region encoding these proteins:
- the LOC136836125 gene encoding uncharacterized protein, which produces MKDEIINHIASKCPALAQNQDKKMRDSVAKALHCSLCKKHLLACSNRWYDHQPEGVRENDQAKILWEYGITTDRVIHANRPDVTLIDKIGKTVSLIEVAIPWDTRLEKEKKVISNKT; this is translated from the coding sequence atgaaagacgagatcataaaccacatagcaagcaaatgtccagcacttgcacagaaccaggaCAAAAAGATGcgtgattcagtagcaaaagccctacACTgtagcctgtgcaagaaacacctgCTAGCCTGCAGTAATAGGTGGTACGaccaccaacctgagggagtgagagaaaacgatcaggcaaagatcctctgggaatATGGTATCacaacagatagggtgatacatgccaatagaccagacgtgacgttgattgacaaaatcggGAAGACGGTATCACTCATTGAAGTCGccataccatgggacaccagactagagaaagagaaaaaagtgataagtaacaagacctga